In one window of Pseudobythopirellula maris DNA:
- the guaB gene encoding IMP dehydrogenase — translation MGLTFDDVLLQPRYSAIMPSDVEVTTRLTPRLAMAAPLLSSPMDTVTEHRMAIGLAQLGGMGVIHKNLSIEAQAEEVDKVKRSANGIIFDPVTLPPEASVAEAREAMSQSRVSGVPITDASGRLVGILTRRDLRFLERNDLPIGEVMTKENLVTATGTVTLSEAEKVLMEKKVEKLLLVDEDYTLTGLITIKDIDMMRRYPDAAKDAKGRLCVGAAVGVHDYERAESLIRKEVDFLVVDSAHGHSSNVIETVREIKKRWDIDVVAGNVATGEGARDLIEAGADAVKVGIGPGSICTTRVISGVGVPQITAIREASLAAEGTNTTIIADGGIRYSGDITKAIAAGAHCVMIGGLLAGLDESPGEQVLYQGRSYKAYRGMGSLGAMAKGSSERYRQARDEQGAGKLVPEGVEGRVPYKGALGPFVYQLVGGLRAGMGYCGTRTIEELRRDSRFVRVSPATVRENHPHDIAITQEAPNYTTEHHGGEGS, via the coding sequence ATGGGGCTCACGTTTGACGACGTGCTGCTCCAGCCCCGCTACAGCGCGATCATGCCCTCCGACGTCGAAGTCACGACGCGGCTGACGCCAAGGCTAGCGATGGCGGCGCCGCTGCTGAGTTCGCCCATGGACACCGTCACCGAGCACCGCATGGCGATCGGCCTCGCGCAGCTGGGCGGGATGGGTGTGATCCACAAGAACCTCTCGATCGAGGCCCAGGCCGAAGAGGTCGACAAGGTCAAGCGCAGCGCCAACGGCATCATCTTCGACCCGGTCACGCTGCCGCCCGAAGCTAGCGTGGCGGAAGCCCGCGAGGCGATGTCGCAATCGCGTGTTTCGGGCGTGCCGATCACCGATGCTAGCGGCCGGCTGGTGGGCATCCTCACGCGGCGGGACCTGCGTTTTCTAGAGCGCAACGACCTGCCGATCGGCGAGGTGATGACCAAGGAAAACCTCGTCACGGCCACCGGGACCGTGACGCTCAGTGAAGCTGAGAAGGTTTTGATGGAGAAAAAGGTCGAGAAGCTTTTGCTGGTTGACGAAGATTACACACTGACGGGTCTGATCACGATCAAAGACATCGACATGATGCGGCGTTACCCGGACGCCGCCAAAGACGCCAAGGGGCGGCTCTGTGTCGGAGCCGCCGTTGGGGTCCACGATTACGAGCGAGCCGAGAGCCTGATCCGCAAGGAGGTGGATTTCCTAGTCGTCGACAGCGCCCACGGCCACTCGTCGAACGTCATCGAGACGGTCCGCGAGATCAAGAAGCGGTGGGACATCGACGTGGTGGCGGGCAACGTCGCCACGGGCGAGGGGGCCCGCGACCTGATCGAAGCCGGGGCCGACGCGGTGAAGGTGGGCATCGGGCCGGGGTCGATTTGCACGACACGGGTCATTTCGGGCGTCGGCGTGCCGCAGATCACCGCGATCCGCGAGGCGAGCCTGGCGGCCGAGGGAACGAACACAACAATCATCGCCGACGGCGGCATCCGCTACTCGGGCGACATCACTAAGGCGATCGCCGCTGGCGCCCACTGCGTGATGATCGGCGGGCTGCTGGCGGGCCTCGACGAGAGCCCCGGCGAGCAGGTGCTGTACCAAGGGCGGAGCTACAAGGCGTACCGCGGCATGGGCTCTCTGGGGGCCATGGCCAAGGGATCGAGCGAGCGTTACCGACAAGCGAGAGACGAGCAGGGCGCCGGCAAGCTGGTGCCCGAAGGCGTAGAGGGTCGTGTTCCCTACAAGGGGGCGCTCGGCCCCTTTGTTTACCAACTGGTGGGCGGGCTCAGGGCCGGTATGGGCTACTGCGGCACGCGCACTATCGAAGAGCTGCGAAGGGATTCGCGGTTCGTCCGGGTCAGTCCGGCCACGGTTAGGGAGAACCACCCTCATGACATTGCGATCACGCAAGAGGCGCCAAACTACACCACCGAGCACCACGGCGGTGAGGGGTCCTAG
- the recQ gene encoding DNA helicase RecQ — MANPPTDPHTAALLGAMRQYWGYDEFRPLQREAMTSVMEGRDSVVVLPTGGGKSLCYQVPAIAMGGMAVVVSPLISLMKDQVDALRNCGVAADFVNSSLSAEERREVSDRVQSGETKLLYAAPERLLMTGTLKFLQQQNVSFVAIDEAHCISSWGHDFRPEYRGMRVLKDAFPHAAVHAYTATASEAVRDDIAKQLGLSDPSMLVGSFDRPNLAYRVRSAQQRLQQIAAMVERHKGEPGIVYCISRKEVEKTAAALVELGCRAAPYHAGLSPDQRKKNQDDFINDRLEVVVATVAFGMGIDKPNVRFVVHAGMPKSVEHYQQESGRAGRDSLEADCLLLYSRSDAVTWRRMIENPSEGGDADSIAAGLRALEGISRYCAGVTCRHRMLVEHFGQAFENDNCGACDVCLGELDLVDDPVVLSQKILSCVARLDQRYGADYVCKVLCGSTEQRIVQSGHDSLSTHGLLADERAANVRDWVEQLVAQAYLIKAGEYGVLQLTDSGLRLLKGDGDPKLLKAAAKAAPSRRESRSSAESWEGVDRPLFERLRALRSKLAGELSVPAYIVFGDASLRDLARRRPTTLEAFRQAQGVGEKKLSDYGEAFIAEISAHCSETGAASDVEVEAPAPVVATPEKSMPGASSLAAFPFFRDGLSVDEAAEKMGRAVSTVQKYLSDYLKHEQITDPTPWVPRATALRIEEALEACGPGRLRPVFEHLGEEVSYEEIRVVATCVANRQQA; from the coding sequence GTGGCGAATCCCCCGACCGACCCCCACACCGCCGCCCTGCTAGGCGCCATGCGCCAGTACTGGGGCTACGACGAGTTCCGGCCGCTGCAGCGCGAGGCGATGACCTCCGTGATGGAGGGGCGTGACTCGGTGGTAGTGCTGCCCACGGGCGGCGGCAAGAGCCTTTGCTATCAGGTGCCGGCGATCGCCATGGGGGGCATGGCGGTGGTCGTCTCGCCGCTCATCTCGCTGATGAAGGACCAGGTCGACGCCTTGCGCAACTGCGGTGTGGCGGCCGACTTTGTGAACAGCTCGCTCTCGGCCGAAGAACGCCGCGAGGTGAGCGACCGCGTGCAATCGGGCGAGACCAAGCTGCTCTACGCCGCGCCCGAGCGGTTGCTGATGACCGGCACGCTCAAGTTCTTGCAGCAGCAGAACGTGTCGTTCGTCGCGATCGACGAGGCGCACTGCATCAGCTCCTGGGGCCACGACTTCCGGCCCGAGTACCGTGGCATGCGGGTGCTCAAGGACGCCTTCCCCCACGCCGCCGTGCACGCCTACACGGCCACGGCCAGCGAGGCGGTGCGGGACGACATCGCCAAGCAGCTCGGTCTGTCGGACCCCAGCATGTTGGTCGGCTCGTTCGATCGGCCGAACCTGGCGTACCGGGTCCGCTCGGCTCAGCAGCGGCTGCAGCAGATCGCGGCGATGGTCGAGCGGCACAAGGGCGAGCCGGGCATCGTCTACTGCATCAGCCGCAAGGAAGTCGAAAAAACCGCCGCCGCGCTGGTCGAGCTCGGCTGCCGTGCGGCGCCGTACCACGCCGGCCTGTCGCCCGACCAGCGCAAGAAGAACCAAGACGACTTTATCAACGACCGCCTCGAGGTGGTCGTCGCCACCGTGGCGTTCGGCATGGGGATCGACAAGCCGAACGTGCGGTTCGTGGTCCACGCCGGCATGCCCAAGAGCGTGGAGCATTACCAACAAGAGAGCGGCCGCGCGGGACGCGACAGCCTCGAGGCCGACTGCCTGCTGCTCTACAGCCGCAGCGACGCGGTCACCTGGCGGCGGATGATCGAGAACCCAAGCGAGGGGGGCGACGCCGACTCGATCGCCGCCGGCCTGCGGGCGCTGGAGGGGATCAGCCGCTACTGCGCGGGCGTGACTTGCCGGCACCGGATGCTCGTGGAGCACTTCGGACAGGCGTTTGAGAACGACAACTGCGGCGCCTGCGACGTTTGCTTGGGCGAGCTCGACCTGGTCGACGACCCGGTCGTGCTCTCGCAGAAGATTTTGTCGTGCGTCGCCCGGCTCGACCAGCGTTACGGCGCCGACTACGTCTGCAAGGTGCTGTGCGGCTCGACCGAGCAGCGCATCGTGCAGTCGGGACACGACTCGCTGAGCACCCACGGCCTGCTGGCCGACGAGCGGGCGGCCAACGTGCGCGACTGGGTCGAGCAGCTCGTCGCCCAGGCGTACTTGATCAAGGCGGGCGAGTACGGCGTGCTGCAGCTGACCGACTCGGGCCTGCGGCTGCTCAAGGGCGACGGCGACCCGAAGCTGCTCAAGGCGGCCGCCAAGGCGGCGCCGTCGCGTCGCGAGAGCCGCAGCTCGGCGGAGAGTTGGGAGGGGGTCGACCGCCCGCTGTTCGAGCGGCTCAGGGCGCTGCGCTCCAAGCTGGCGGGCGAGCTTTCCGTGCCGGCCTACATCGTGTTCGGCGACGCGTCGCTCCGCGACCTGGCCCGCCGCCGTCCCACGACACTCGAGGCGTTCCGCCAGGCGCAGGGCGTGGGCGAGAAGAAGCTGAGCGATTACGGCGAGGCGTTCATCGCCGAGATCTCGGCCCATTGCAGCGAGACGGGCGCCGCGTCGGATGTGGAGGTCGAGGCCCCCGCGCCCGTGGTCGCGACGCCCGAAAAGTCGATGCCCGGGGCGTCGTCGCTGGCGGCCTTCCCGTTCTTCCGCGACGGGCTCTCGGTTGACGAGGCGGCCGAAAAGATGGGGCGGGCCGTGTCGACTGTGCAGAAGTACTTGAGCGACTATCTCAAGCACGAGCAGATCACCGACCCCACGCCGTGGGTCCCGCGGGCCACGGCCCTCAGGATCGAGGAGGCCCTCGAGGCGTGCGGCCCGGGCCGCCTGAGGCCCGTGTTCGAGCACCTCGGCGAGGAGGTCTCGTACGAGGAAATCCGTGTCGTGGCGACCTGCGTGGCGAACCGCCAGCAAGCGTAG
- a CDS encoding GIY-YIG nuclease family protein: MNNLGQTIEIYLPDGEPRGLRLAGITTRIVQAMQVPRTKLDRLFARPEANRVALYFLFGPAADGIKPVVYIGQTEDLTTRLKKHNVDKDYWSAAVVVTSKSESFTQVHVRYLEWMSIDKAATAGRYSLKNGNAGGKPYIPEPLEADVFDVFDTASTLLATLGFPIFEAPAAEMRDPAEVFYCQGKHADGKGAPVDDGFVLFKGSICRRESVPSAAASTTSMVEELCAVGLLAPQNEDQLVLTEDYVCSSPSAAASIVLARSANGWAEWKDASGRSLDEVYRKPDAQSVAT, from the coding sequence ATGAACAATCTTGGCCAAACGATCGAAATCTATCTGCCCGACGGTGAACCGAGAGGCTTGCGTCTCGCTGGTATCACGACACGAATCGTTCAAGCGATGCAAGTGCCGAGGACAAAGCTGGACAGGCTATTCGCCAGGCCCGAAGCCAATCGAGTCGCTCTGTACTTCCTCTTCGGACCTGCTGCCGACGGAATCAAACCCGTCGTCTACATCGGTCAGACAGAAGACCTTACTACACGGCTCAAGAAGCATAACGTCGACAAAGACTATTGGTCGGCAGCGGTCGTGGTTACTTCCAAGTCAGAGAGCTTCACGCAAGTTCATGTCCGATACCTTGAGTGGATGAGCATCGACAAAGCGGCGACGGCAGGTAGGTACTCCCTGAAGAATGGCAACGCGGGGGGCAAGCCTTACATCCCCGAGCCTCTTGAAGCGGACGTGTTTGATGTTTTCGATACGGCTTCAACGTTGCTCGCCACGCTTGGCTTCCCCATTTTTGAAGCGCCTGCCGCCGAGATGCGTGACCCGGCAGAAGTCTTCTACTGCCAGGGGAAGCACGCCGACGGCAAGGGGGCGCCCGTAGATGATGGTTTCGTTCTCTTTAAGGGATCGATTTGCCGACGTGAATCTGTGCCTTCGGCAGCGGCATCGACTACTTCGATGGTTGAAGAGCTCTGTGCAGTGGGTTTGCTGGCGCCACAGAACGAAGATCAGTTGGTACTTACCGAGGACTATGTTTGTAGTTCTCCCAGTGCAGCAGCAAGCATCGTTCTGGCAAGAAGCGCCAATGGCTGGGCTGAATGGAAAGACGCGAGCGGTAGGTCTCTTGACGAGGTCTACCGCAAGCCCGACGCCCAGAGCGTTGCCACCTAG
- a CDS encoding PhoPQ-activated protein PqaA family protein, with protein MPFFARVVFLIMLQGLLTSGAARAQQPSAAADGEAAATALTPLDDYTSRTDPSTQWELERRVELPTHAELHVRLTSQTWRTADEVDRPVWRHALVIAVPTGCEAETALLFVTGGSERADDPGPMDERLRGIALATRSVVAELRCVPNQPLRLLTSDHPQRERYEDDLLAGSWIECMETGDPTWLAQLPMAKSAVEAMTAVQECLAQQPQGEAPAIERFTVSGASKRGWTSWLAAAVDDRVAAVAPIVIDVLNIAPSMEHHHASYGFWSEALGDYESHGLADRLDSPDSAAIRAIVDPYAYRDRYTMPKCLINASGDEFFLPDSSRFYFDDLPGEKHLSYTPNCGHSLAGSNALDALVAFHASVVHGLQRPTVSWTGGDDAAEHTVTCTARPTEAVLWRAVNPRARDFRYPVVGAAYKPTRLEPAADGAYHVSVTAPESGYSATFVRFAFDIGAAKPFRVSTPVWVAPDVEPFAERE; from the coding sequence ATGCCGTTCTTCGCTCGCGTCGTTTTCTTGATCATGTTGCAGGGGCTTTTGACGTCGGGGGCTGCACGAGCCCAGCAACCGTCCGCCGCCGCGGACGGCGAGGCGGCGGCGACGGCCCTCACCCCGCTGGACGATTACACAAGCCGGACCGACCCCAGCACCCAGTGGGAGCTGGAACGCCGCGTTGAGTTGCCGACCCACGCCGAGTTGCACGTACGGCTCACAAGCCAAACGTGGCGCACGGCCGACGAGGTCGACCGGCCGGTGTGGCGTCACGCCTTGGTGATCGCGGTCCCCACGGGCTGCGAGGCCGAAACGGCGCTGCTGTTCGTCACCGGCGGCTCGGAACGCGCGGACGATCCGGGGCCGATGGACGAGCGGCTCCGCGGCATCGCCCTCGCCACGCGCAGCGTCGTGGCCGAGCTGCGCTGCGTGCCGAACCAGCCGCTGCGACTGCTGACGAGTGACCACCCGCAGCGCGAGCGTTACGAGGACGACCTGCTGGCCGGCTCGTGGATCGAGTGCATGGAGACGGGCGACCCCACGTGGCTCGCCCAGCTGCCGATGGCCAAGTCGGCCGTCGAGGCGATGACGGCGGTCCAAGAGTGCCTGGCCCAGCAGCCCCAGGGCGAGGCGCCCGCGATCGAGCGGTTCACCGTTTCGGGCGCTTCGAAACGCGGCTGGACCAGCTGGCTGGCGGCGGCGGTTGACGACCGGGTGGCGGCCGTCGCGCCGATCGTGATCGACGTGCTCAACATCGCCCCCTCGATGGAGCACCACCACGCCAGCTACGGCTTCTGGTCCGAGGCATTGGGCGACTACGAGAGCCACGGCCTCGCCGACCGGCTCGACAGCCCCGATAGCGCGGCGATCCGTGCGATCGTCGACCCTTACGCTTATCGCGATCGCTACACGATGCCGAAGTGCCTGATCAACGCGTCGGGCGACGAGTTCTTCTTGCCCGACTCGTCGCGGTTCTACTTCGACGACCTGCCGGGCGAGAAGCACCTGAGCTACACGCCTAACTGCGGCCACTCGCTCGCAGGGAGCAACGCCCTCGACGCGCTCGTGGCGTTCCACGCCTCGGTCGTCCACGGGCTCCAGCGCCCGACGGTCAGCTGGACCGGCGGCGACGACGCGGCCGAGCACACAGTCACCTGCACGGCCAGGCCGACCGAGGCGGTGTTGTGGCGGGCGGTGAACCCGCGGGCGCGCGACTTCCGCTACCCCGTCGTTGGCGCGGCCTACAAGCCGACTCGGCTCGAACCTGCCGCCGATGGCGCCTACCACGTGAGCGTCACGGCGCCGGAATCGGGCTACTCGGCCACGTTCGTCCGCTTCGCGTTCGACATCGGCGCGGCGAAGCCGTTTCGGGTCTCGACGCCGGTGTGGGTGGCGCCGGACGTCGAGCCGTTCGCGGAACGGGAATGA
- a CDS encoding matrixin family metalloprotease — MSHVGRFFRWSVVFAAVAMLGADRAAACQWCAALGGDTAALCGASDSPDAAASDELPPGAAAYTLQGGQLPQPGGDGTPVHVTFSYNNFLSGGLKDPAGLTVPAWYIRTVVEEAFSLWASVAPLHFTEVPDVGTPVYTSNNASYSSYSANDFGVIRLNHRFINGTDAQNGMPAAKALAYFPSNGPHIAGDIHFDNGDPWAIHGTPSEPDILGILTHEIGHTLGIGHTSIVGTVMNPAALRRNGPGTGYLHPDDIAAVRAIYGAGVGSVTTLVYVPEPSAALLVGLAVLGIISTPRHRHPRVRIACRSSLASFS; from the coding sequence ATGTCGCACGTCGGTCGGTTCTTCCGTTGGTCGGTCGTATTCGCGGCGGTCGCAATGCTTGGCGCCGATCGGGCAGCCGCCTGCCAATGGTGCGCCGCCCTCGGCGGTGACACGGCCGCCCTGTGCGGAGCGTCGGACTCCCCGGACGCCGCCGCCAGCGATGAATTGCCCCCCGGCGCCGCCGCGTACACGCTGCAGGGCGGCCAACTGCCGCAGCCGGGCGGCGACGGCACGCCGGTCCACGTGACCTTTAGTTACAACAACTTCCTCAGCGGCGGACTCAAAGACCCGGCGGGCCTGACCGTGCCCGCTTGGTACATCCGCACCGTCGTGGAGGAGGCGTTCTCGCTGTGGGCGTCGGTCGCGCCGCTGCACTTTACCGAGGTCCCCGACGTCGGCACGCCGGTCTACACCAGCAACAACGCCTCGTACAGCAGTTACTCGGCCAACGATTTCGGCGTGATCCGTCTGAACCACCGCTTCATCAACGGCACCGACGCCCAGAACGGCATGCCGGCCGCGAAGGCCTTGGCCTATTTTCCTTCCAACGGCCCGCACATCGCCGGCGACATCCACTTCGACAACGGCGACCCGTGGGCGATCCACGGCACGCCTAGCGAGCCCGACATCCTGGGGATCCTGACCCACGAAATCGGCCACACGCTCGGCATCGGCCACACGTCGATCGTTGGCACGGTGATGAACCCCGCGGCGCTCCGCCGCAACGGCCCCGGAACGGGCTACCTGCACCCGGACGACATCGCCGCGGTGCGGGCGATCTACGGCGCGGGCGTGGGCAGTGTGACGACACTGGTCTACGTGCCCGAGCCCTCGGCGGCTTTGCTTGTCGGATTGGCGGTGTTGGGGATAATCTCAACTCCTCGCCACCGTCACCCTCGGGTTCGCATCGCATGCCGTTCTTCGCTCGCGTCGTTTTCTTGA
- the alaS gene encoding alanine--tRNA ligase, with product MKTDELREKYLEFFESKGHTRVASDVLVPTWDPSVLFTPAGMNQFKDHFLGKVKLEYTRATTCQKCMRTGDIDNVGRTPRHHTFFEMLGNFSFGDYFKRDAIHWAWEFLTDKKWLGLPPETLTVTVYKDDQEAADIWRDEIGLPTSRISFEEEDENFWPASAPSQGPDGVCGPCSEIYYTAPGREPLEIWNLVFTQFNRLGDPPDNLRPLPSKNIDTGMGLERTAAALQGVETNFHIDNLMPIVEAAAEVCGVKYEYASENGRRLRRITDHVRACVFSVHENVYPGANKEKYVVKRLLRRAVLDGHQLGLREPFLSQLAPTVAEVMRGPYPDLMETVDRVASVIKKEEANFFGTIDAGLSRIDRVFDGMRKDNKTVVEGATAADLYQTYGVPPELLESLAAEQTLTFDWDGYQRAMDEHGEASGKLVHTVMGAKGPIDSLKQAGHTTEFTGYDETETEAKIVGVVVGDAEEAQLAETLEASGAETPARVVLDRTPFYGESGGQVGDHGVLVGPGFEFRVDDTQKDGGLFVHHGVLVSGKLMVGDKVNAKVDAARRDAIRRAHSATHLLHWALQKTLGSHAQQQGSKVDADWLRFDFTNLSPVDEEQLETIVADVASKVAAADTVKSETLPLADARQQGAMMLFGEKYPDPVRMVSIGEFSKELCGGTHLTSSAQVGAFELLHEEGVSAGTRRMTALTGARAEAHIAETEAAFADTAKALGVKSGAVLEAVGRLLARQRALKKRLEGGGEVAKEKAAPSGAELTTYPERKAALAEVAKRLSVAASAVPERLTALRAEVETLEAQVKKRGDAGSISADDLLKNAVTVGDAHVVIAETPATPAPVMRQLIDAIRQKTQPSAILLATKEGDDKVTLVAGVSKDLQERGVSAGKWIGPVAKALGGGGGGRPDMAQAGGKQPEKLAEALDVAKAEITAALGA from the coding sequence ATGAAAACCGACGAACTCCGCGAAAAGTACCTCGAATTCTTCGAGTCCAAGGGCCACACCCGTGTGGCGAGCGACGTGCTCGTGCCGACCTGGGACCCCAGCGTGCTGTTCACCCCCGCGGGGATGAACCAGTTCAAGGATCACTTCCTCGGCAAGGTGAAGCTCGAGTACACCCGGGCGACCACCTGCCAGAAGTGCATGCGCACCGGCGACATCGACAACGTCGGCCGCACGCCGCGGCACCACACGTTCTTCGAGATGCTGGGCAACTTCAGCTTCGGCGACTACTTCAAGCGCGACGCGATCCATTGGGCGTGGGAGTTCCTCACCGACAAGAAGTGGCTGGGCCTGCCGCCCGAAACGCTCACGGTCACGGTCTACAAAGACGACCAAGAGGCGGCCGACATCTGGCGCGACGAGATCGGCCTGCCGACCTCGCGGATCTCGTTCGAGGAAGAGGACGAAAACTTCTGGCCCGCCAGCGCCCCGAGCCAGGGCCCCGACGGCGTGTGCGGCCCGTGCAGCGAGATCTACTACACGGCCCCGGGGCGCGAGCCGCTGGAGATCTGGAACCTCGTGTTCACGCAGTTCAACCGCTTGGGCGACCCGCCCGACAACCTGCGCCCGCTGCCGAGCAAGAACATCGACACCGGCATGGGCCTGGAGCGCACCGCCGCGGCGCTGCAGGGCGTCGAGACCAACTTCCACATCGACAACCTGATGCCGATCGTCGAAGCGGCGGCCGAGGTTTGCGGCGTGAAGTACGAGTACGCCAGCGAGAACGGCCGGCGGCTGCGGCGGATCACCGACCACGTGCGGGCCTGCGTCTTCTCGGTGCACGAGAACGTCTACCCCGGCGCCAACAAAGAGAAGTACGTCGTCAAGCGGCTGCTGCGCCGCGCGGTGCTCGACGGCCACCAGCTCGGCCTCCGCGAGCCGTTCCTCTCGCAGCTGGCGCCCACCGTAGCCGAGGTGATGCGGGGGCCCTACCCCGATCTGATGGAAACGGTCGACCGCGTGGCGAGCGTCATCAAGAAGGAAGAGGCCAACTTCTTCGGCACGATCGACGCGGGCCTCAGCCGTATCGACCGCGTGTTCGACGGCATGCGCAAGGACAACAAAACGGTTGTCGAAGGCGCCACGGCGGCCGACCTGTACCAGACTTACGGCGTGCCGCCCGAGCTCCTGGAGAGCCTCGCCGCCGAGCAGACACTCACGTTCGACTGGGACGGCTACCAACGCGCGATGGACGAGCACGGCGAGGCGAGCGGCAAGCTCGTGCACACCGTGATGGGCGCCAAGGGCCCGATCGATTCGCTCAAGCAGGCGGGTCACACCACCGAGTTCACCGGCTACGACGAGACCGAGACCGAGGCGAAGATCGTTGGCGTGGTCGTCGGCGACGCGGAAGAAGCGCAGCTCGCCGAGACGCTCGAGGCCTCCGGAGCGGAAACGCCCGCGCGCGTGGTGCTCGACCGCACGCCGTTTTACGGCGAGAGCGGCGGTCAGGTGGGCGACCACGGCGTGCTGGTCGGCCCCGGCTTCGAGTTCCGCGTGGACGACACCCAAAAGGACGGCGGTTTGTTCGTCCACCACGGCGTGCTGGTTTCCGGCAAACTGATGGTCGGCGACAAGGTGAACGCCAAGGTCGACGCCGCGCGCCGCGACGCGATCCGCCGCGCCCACTCCGCCACGCACCTGCTGCACTGGGCGTTGCAGAAGACGCTCGGCTCCCACGCCCAGCAGCAAGGCTCGAAGGTCGACGCCGACTGGCTGCGGTTCGACTTCACGAACCTCAGCCCGGTCGACGAGGAACAGCTCGAGACGATCGTCGCGGACGTCGCCAGCAAGGTGGCGGCCGCCGACACGGTAAAGTCGGAAACGCTCCCGCTGGCCGACGCCCGCCAGCAAGGCGCGATGATGCTGTTCGGCGAGAAGTACCCCGACCCGGTGCGGATGGTCTCGATCGGCGAGTTTTCCAAGGAGCTCTGCGGCGGCACCCACCTGACGAGCTCGGCCCAGGTCGGCGCGTTCGAACTGCTGCACGAAGAGGGCGTGTCGGCCGGCACGCGGCGGATGACCGCCCTGACCGGCGCCCGCGCCGAGGCCCACATCGCCGAGACCGAGGCGGCCTTCGCCGACACGGCCAAGGCGCTCGGCGTCAAGAGCGGCGCGGTGCTCGAAGCCGTGGGCCGCTTGCTCGCCCGCCAACGGGCGCTGAAGAAGCGGCTCGAGGGGGGCGGCGAGGTCGCCAAGGAGAAGGCAGCGCCCAGCGGCGCCGAGCTCACGACTTACCCCGAGCGCAAGGCGGCGCTCGCCGAAGTCGCCAAACGGCTCTCGGTGGCGGCCTCGGCCGTGCCGGAGCGGCTCACCGCGCTGCGGGCCGAGGTCGAGACCCTCGAAGCGCAGGTCAAGAAACGGGGCGACGCCGGCTCGATCTCCGCCGACGACCTGTTGAAGAACGCCGTCACGGTCGGCGACGCCCATGTCGTCATCGCCGAGACCCCCGCCACGCCGGCGCCGGTCATGCGGCAGCTGATCGACGCGATCCGTCAGAAGACACAGCCCTCGGCCATCCTGCTGGCCACGAAGGAGGGCGACGACAAGGTGACGCTCGTGGCCGGCGTGTCGAAGGACCTGCAAGAGCGCGGCGTCAGCGCGGGCAAGTGGATCGGCCCGGTGGCCAAGGCCCTGGGCGGCGGCGGCGGCGGCCGACCCGACATGGCCCAAGCCGGCGGCAAGCAGCCGGAGAAACTTGCCGAGGCGCTCGACGTGGCGAAGGCGGAGATCACCGCGGCGTTGGGAGCGTAG
- a CDS encoding phosphoribosylaminoimidazolesuccinocarboxamide synthase: MHGSTHLPDAPDYGLDGLPVRRGKVREVYDLGDRVLLVASDRISAFDWVLPTVVPDKGRVLTQISVFWFQLLADRLGIAHHLLETEVERMGLPASADLAALAGRTMLCRKTSVVPFECVVRGYLSGSGWKEYQKDQAVCGVALPPGLVESDRLPEPIFTPATKAELGDHDENVSYERMANDLGAGLAEQLRRLSLEVYQTGADAALDKGMILADTKFEFGLLEGSTDPILIDEALTPDSSRYWPADRHKPGGPQPSFDKQYVRDWLLASDWDRTSEPPALPADVVARTRAKYVEAFEALTGAGFGWG; the protein is encoded by the coding sequence ATGCACGGCTCGACCCACTTGCCCGACGCCCCCGATTACGGCCTCGACGGCCTCCCCGTACGCCGCGGCAAGGTGCGTGAAGTTTACGACCTGGGCGACCGGGTGCTGCTGGTCGCCAGCGACCGCATCAGCGCGTTCGACTGGGTGCTGCCCACCGTGGTGCCCGACAAGGGCCGCGTGCTCACCCAGATCAGCGTGTTCTGGTTCCAATTGTTGGCGGACCGCCTGGGGATCGCGCACCACTTGCTCGAAACCGAAGTCGAGCGGATGGGGCTGCCGGCGTCGGCCGACCTCGCCGCCCTGGCCGGCCGCACGATGCTCTGCCGCAAGACCTCGGTCGTGCCGTTCGAGTGCGTGGTGCGCGGCTACCTCTCCGGTTCGGGCTGGAAGGAGTACCAAAAGGACCAAGCGGTGTGCGGCGTGGCGTTGCCGCCGGGCTTGGTCGAGAGCGACCGCCTGCCGGAGCCGATCTTCACGCCCGCCACGAAGGCCGAATTGGGCGACCACGACGAGAACGTCTCGTACGAGCGGATGGCGAACGACTTGGGCGCGGGGCTCGCCGAGCAATTGCGCCGGCTCAGCCTCGAGGTCTACCAGACCGGAGCGGACGCCGCGCTTGATAAGGGCATGATCCTGGCGGACACGAAGTTCGAGTTCGGGCTGCTTGAAGGATCGACCGACCCGATCTTGATCGACGAGGCGCTCACGCCCGACAGCAGCCGCTACTGGCCCGCCGACCGCCACAAGCCGGGCGGCCCGCAGCCGTCGTTCGACAAGCAGTACGTGCGCGATTGGCTGCTGGCGAGCGACTGGGACCGCACGAGCGAGCCGCCGGCCTTGCCCGCGGACGTTGTCGCGCGGACAAGGGCGAAGTACGTTGAGGCGTTTGAGGCGCTGACGGGTGCGGGCTTCGGTTGGGGGTGA